The proteins below are encoded in one region of Erinaceus europaeus chromosome 15, mEriEur2.1, whole genome shotgun sequence:
- the FOXL3 gene encoding forkhead box L3, which translates to MFDSSQYPYNCFSDDADGGASSQDRPLTRPAYSCPLPQALTPPHSYIALIAMAIQQSPAGRVTLSGIYDFITRTFPFYRANQRAWQNSIRHNLSLNSCFVKVPRAEGQDKGKGSYWTFAGGCESLLDLFENGNYRRRRRGPRREGVRGGRRGGAQDTRGPQQPAGTRPQPPASPATQPQEPPAIKFSIDYILSAPHPFPTPPQPWGALGGAPSLSGTPWAGLHPWAM; encoded by the exons ATGTTCGACAGCTCGCAGTACCCCTACAACTGCTTCAGCGATGACGCTGATGGCGGGGCCAGCAGTCAGGACAGGCCGCTCACCAGGcctgcctacag ctgccccctcccccaggcgCTGACCCCTCCCCACAGCTACATTGCTCTCATCGCCATGGCCATCCAGCAGAGCCCAGCAGGCAGGGTCACTCTGTCTGGCATCTACGACTTCATCACACGCACCTTCCCCTTCTACCGCGCCAACCAGCGTGCCTGGCAGAACTCCATCCGCCACAACCTGTCCCTCAACAGCTGCTTCGtcaag GTCCCACGGGCTGAGGGCCAGGACAAGGGCAAGGGCAGCTACTGGACATTCGCAGGCGGCTGTGAGTCCCTGCTGGACCTCTTCGAGAACGGCAACTACCGCCGCCGGCGGAGGGGGCCCCGGCGTGAAGGGGTTCGGGGTGGACGCAGAGGGGGCGCCCAGGACACCCGGGGGCCCCAACAGCCTGCTGGCACCCGTCCACAGCCCCCTGCCAGccccgccacccagccccaggagccCCCAGCCATCAAGTTCAGCATCGACTATatcctctctgccccccaccccttccccacacccccacagcCCTGGGGGGCACTGGGGGGTGCTCCCTCCCTGTCTGGCACCCCATGGGCTGGCCTCCACCCCTGGGCAATGTGA